In a single window of the Hoyosella subflava DQS3-9A1 genome:
- a CDS encoding NAD-dependent succinate-semialdehyde dehydrogenase — MNPSFDPNSLRKDLFIDGVWRKAAGAATFTVENPATQEVIAEVADGGPGDALLAIRAAGRAQAQWATSTPRARADILRRAFDLVVANTDRLAAIMTAEMGKPLAEAKGEVAYGAEFLRWFSEEALRIGGDLTTSADGNTRILISKEPVGPCVLVTPWNFPLAMGTRKIAPAIAAGCTMVFKPAELTPLTALALVDIFQQAGLPDGVLNVVTTSAPADVVGSWMNSGIARKVSFTGSTGVGKILLSQAAENVMRSSMELGGNAPFIVLADADVERAVEGAMMAKMRNMGEACTAANRFFVHRTLVAEFEEKLAKRMSELKVGNGAIAGTEVGPLIEQAGLDKVEGLVADAVARGARVVTGGFRPEGPGYFYSPTVLTDVPLDAKLMSTEIFGPVAAITPFDSEDEVVRLANDTVWGLVGYVFTENVDKAMRFSSALEVGMVGLNTGLVSNPAAPFGGVKQSGLGREGGKMGIDEFLEYKYTAIAT, encoded by the coding sequence ATGAATCCCTCGTTCGACCCCAACAGTCTTCGCAAGGACCTGTTCATCGATGGCGTGTGGCGGAAGGCCGCCGGGGCCGCCACGTTCACCGTGGAAAACCCGGCGACCCAGGAAGTCATCGCCGAGGTGGCCGACGGCGGGCCCGGAGATGCCCTCCTCGCCATCCGCGCCGCTGGCCGTGCACAGGCGCAGTGGGCCACATCCACTCCACGCGCGCGCGCCGATATCCTGCGACGCGCCTTCGACCTCGTCGTCGCCAACACCGATCGGCTTGCGGCAATCATGACCGCCGAGATGGGAAAGCCACTCGCCGAAGCCAAGGGCGAAGTGGCGTATGGCGCTGAGTTCCTTCGCTGGTTTTCAGAGGAGGCTCTTCGTATCGGCGGCGATCTCACCACGTCCGCCGACGGCAACACTCGCATTCTGATCAGCAAGGAACCCGTTGGGCCATGCGTACTCGTAACGCCATGGAACTTCCCACTGGCAATGGGCACCCGAAAGATCGCCCCGGCGATAGCGGCCGGGTGCACGATGGTTTTCAAGCCGGCGGAGTTGACTCCGCTGACAGCGCTCGCGCTGGTGGACATCTTCCAGCAAGCGGGACTGCCTGACGGCGTCCTCAACGTCGTCACCACGTCCGCGCCTGCCGATGTGGTGGGATCGTGGATGAACAGCGGCATCGCACGGAAGGTGAGCTTCACCGGGTCTACCGGCGTCGGCAAAATACTGCTGAGCCAAGCTGCGGAGAACGTCATGCGCTCCTCGATGGAATTGGGCGGCAACGCCCCCTTTATTGTCCTGGCCGACGCAGACGTAGAGCGGGCTGTAGAGGGCGCCATGATGGCCAAGATGCGCAACATGGGCGAAGCATGCACTGCAGCGAACCGCTTCTTCGTGCACCGAACTCTCGTCGCAGAATTCGAGGAGAAACTCGCCAAGAGAATGTCTGAACTCAAGGTCGGGAACGGTGCAATAGCGGGAACCGAGGTCGGTCCCCTCATCGAGCAAGCCGGACTAGACAAGGTCGAGGGTCTGGTAGCCGACGCCGTCGCCCGGGGGGCTCGCGTTGTCACAGGCGGGTTCCGCCCAGAAGGCCCCGGATACTTTTACAGTCCCACTGTCCTCACGGACGTCCCCCTGGACGCGAAACTGATGTCAACCGAGATCTTCGGTCCAGTGGCAGCGATCACGCCGTTCGACAGCGAGGATGAAGTTGTGCGCCTGGCGAACGACACCGTATGGGGACTTGTCGGATATGTATTCACCGAAAATGTCGACAAGGCCATGCGGTTCTCTTCCGCGCTGGAAGTGGGAATGGTCGGCCTCAATACCGGCCTCGTCTCGAATCCCGCAGCACCGTTCGGCGGCGTCAAACAATCCGGACTCGGACGCGAAGGC
- a CDS encoding ABC transporter substrate-binding protein — MKRPTKVQAAAAGVALLMTLSACGAGESASTDGSASKTSKTSDISEGVQPDPAAVALLPDSYKDKGSITVAMDLFYPPTTFLAEDNTTPIGLNPDVARLVAKKLGLELKFVNTSFDTIIPGIAGGRYDFTATSMSPTSERLEVLDMIDYFDAGVSVAVAAGNPLNMANDDLCGRNIAVTKGSNAQLRHLPNVSEWTCESQDKPAIKSVVLPNVQDALTQLAAKRVDGVFYDTPALVWADEQQPNTFTILTPQVDTRSDHIVTVALKKGSPLTPALQAAVQSVLDSPEYLSSLEYWGLTDGRIAEAKLN, encoded by the coding sequence ATGAAGAGACCAACCAAAGTCCAGGCGGCAGCGGCCGGCGTCGCACTGCTCATGACTTTAAGCGCGTGCGGCGCTGGCGAGAGCGCATCGACAGACGGCTCCGCGTCGAAGACATCGAAGACCAGCGATATTTCGGAAGGCGTCCAGCCTGATCCGGCCGCGGTCGCGCTGCTGCCCGACTCGTATAAGGACAAGGGCTCAATCACCGTGGCGATGGACCTCTTCTACCCGCCGACCACCTTTCTCGCCGAGGACAACACCACCCCGATCGGCCTCAACCCGGACGTCGCACGGCTCGTGGCCAAGAAGCTGGGATTGGAACTGAAGTTCGTCAACACCAGCTTCGACACCATCATCCCCGGCATCGCGGGTGGACGATACGACTTCACCGCTACCTCGATGTCACCGACTTCTGAGCGGCTCGAAGTGCTGGACATGATTGACTACTTCGACGCCGGTGTGTCCGTGGCTGTTGCGGCCGGGAATCCGCTCAACATGGCCAATGACGATCTATGCGGCAGAAACATTGCTGTGACGAAGGGCTCGAACGCCCAGCTGCGGCATTTGCCAAACGTGTCCGAGTGGACATGTGAGTCGCAGGACAAACCCGCGATCAAGAGCGTTGTCCTCCCCAACGTCCAGGACGCATTAACACAGCTGGCAGCCAAGAGGGTTGACGGCGTCTTCTACGACACCCCTGCTCTGGTATGGGCAGATGAGCAGCAGCCCAACACATTTACCATCCTCACTCCTCAGGTCGACACACGCTCCGATCACATCGTCACCGTCGCCCTCAAAAAGGGGTCACCGCTCACGCCCGCGCTGCAGGCGGCTGTTCAATCGGTCCTTGACAGCCCGGAATACCTGTCGTCCCTCGAGTACTGGGGTCTCACCGATGGCCGCATTGCCGAAGCGAAGCTCAACTAG
- a CDS encoding aspartate aminotransferase family protein has product MATLSPILKQATPVVVDRAAGSWIYATDGKKYLDFTTGIGVTSTGHCHPDVVAAAREQVGKIVHAQYTTVMHKPLLQLTEKLGEFLPAGLDSVFYATTGAEAVEASIRLARMATGRPNIISFHGGFHGRTVGAASLTTAGTKFRSGFAPIMGGVNISPFPHAYRYGWDEDTAVAFALKELDHLLQTISTPADTAGFIIEPVLGDGGYIPTPPAFLEGLRERADRHGIVFIVDEVQAGVGRTGKFWGHDWADVRPDIVITAKGLASGYPISAIAAPTALMAKAWPGSQGGTYGGNAVAAAAGVATLEVIDRENLVSNARDKGKELRAGLENLQPDFAVIGNVRGRGLMQGVEFTTAAGTPDSATALAVQQAAVGAELLLLTCGPYGNVIRIIPPLNVTSDEIQSGLSRFRQALKTATT; this is encoded by the coding sequence ATGGCAACCCTCAGCCCCATCCTCAAGCAGGCTACGCCCGTCGTCGTTGACCGCGCGGCCGGCAGCTGGATCTACGCGACCGACGGTAAGAAGTACCTCGATTTCACCACCGGGATCGGCGTCACCAGCACCGGGCACTGTCACCCCGACGTCGTCGCCGCGGCTCGCGAACAGGTCGGCAAGATCGTTCACGCCCAGTACACGACGGTGATGCACAAGCCGCTGCTCCAGCTCACCGAGAAGCTCGGGGAGTTCCTCCCCGCGGGGCTCGACAGCGTCTTTTACGCCACCACCGGTGCCGAAGCGGTCGAAGCCTCGATCCGCCTAGCCCGAATGGCGACCGGGCGGCCCAACATCATCTCGTTCCACGGCGGCTTCCACGGCAGAACAGTCGGTGCCGCCTCGCTCACAACCGCCGGCACCAAGTTCCGCTCCGGATTCGCCCCAATCATGGGCGGAGTGAATATCTCGCCCTTCCCGCACGCCTACCGGTACGGCTGGGACGAAGACACCGCTGTCGCCTTCGCCCTGAAGGAACTCGATCACCTCCTGCAGACCATCAGCACCCCCGCCGATACGGCCGGGTTCATCATCGAACCCGTCCTCGGAGACGGTGGATATATACCCACCCCTCCCGCCTTCCTGGAGGGGTTGCGGGAACGCGCCGACCGGCACGGGATCGTCTTCATCGTGGACGAAGTGCAGGCAGGCGTGGGCCGCACAGGCAAGTTCTGGGGACACGACTGGGCGGATGTCCGGCCGGACATCGTCATCACCGCGAAGGGACTGGCCAGCGGGTACCCCATCTCCGCCATCGCGGCACCTACGGCACTCATGGCCAAGGCATGGCCAGGCTCCCAGGGTGGCACGTACGGCGGAAATGCTGTCGCCGCCGCCGCCGGTGTCGCAACGCTGGAGGTGATCGACCGTGAAAACCTCGTGTCCAATGCGCGCGATAAGGGCAAAGAGCTGCGCGCAGGGTTAGAGAACCTCCAGCCCGACTTCGCCGTCATCGGAAACGTCCGCGGCCGCGGCCTGATGCAGGGCGTCGAATTCACCACTGCGGCGGGCACCCCTGACAGTGCCACCGCGCTCGCCGTTCAGCAGGCCGCAGTCGGTGCTGAACTCCTGCTTCTCACGTGCGGCCCCTACGGCAACGTGATTCGCATCATTCCGCCTCTCAATGTCACCAGCGACGAAATCCAAAGCGGCCTTTCCAGGTTCAGGCAGGCCCTCAAGACGGCGACCACTTAG
- a CDS encoding amino acid ABC transporter permease, which produces MVQLTTRESSAPMNGMDPALKPRLRRRSVFEYAAWALCTLLAVGILTSVSTNPNFRWDVVARYFTHESILRGLMLTIVLTVVSMVVGTLLGLVLAIMRSSSIKPVAATAGVYITFFRGTPVLVQLIFWFNIAALYPNMSIGIPFTDVNTAIDVNAIITPIAAAIIGLTLNEAAYMAEIIRGGFSSVGKGQIEAADSLGMSGATKMRKVIIPQAMPSIIPATGNQVIGMFKGTSLVSVLGVAELLQSAQLIYARTYETIPLLIVASLWYLLMTLLLSYPQSKLEQRYAHASSRIPRKAKTAVLTDTEGVAR; this is translated from the coding sequence ATGGTGCAACTGACTACCCGAGAAAGTAGCGCTCCGATGAATGGCATGGACCCTGCTCTGAAGCCGAGGCTCCGGCGGCGCAGCGTATTCGAGTACGCCGCCTGGGCGCTGTGCACCCTACTCGCCGTGGGCATCCTGACTTCGGTGTCAACCAACCCCAACTTCCGGTGGGATGTGGTAGCCAGGTACTTCACCCATGAATCGATCCTCCGCGGCCTGATGCTGACGATCGTGCTGACTGTGGTGAGCATGGTCGTTGGGACACTGCTGGGTCTTGTCCTCGCGATCATGAGGTCCTCTAGCATCAAGCCGGTAGCGGCCACCGCAGGCGTGTACATCACGTTCTTCCGGGGCACTCCCGTGCTGGTACAGCTCATCTTCTGGTTCAACATCGCCGCGCTCTACCCGAATATGTCGATCGGAATCCCATTCACTGACGTCAACACGGCGATTGACGTCAACGCGATTATCACTCCGATAGCCGCGGCGATCATCGGTCTGACGCTCAATGAAGCGGCCTACATGGCGGAGATCATCCGCGGTGGGTTCTCCTCGGTAGGCAAAGGCCAGATCGAGGCCGCCGATTCGCTGGGTATGAGCGGCGCAACCAAAATGCGCAAGGTGATCATCCCTCAGGCCATGCCCTCGATCATCCCCGCAACGGGAAACCAGGTGATCGGCATGTTCAAGGGAACGTCCCTCGTCAGCGTGCTAGGCGTCGCGGAACTGCTCCAAAGCGCCCAACTGATCTACGCACGCACCTACGAAACCATCCCGCTCCTCATCGTCGCCAGCCTGTGGTACCTCCTGATGACTCTGCTCCTGAGCTACCCGCAATCCAAGCTCGAGCAAAGGTACGCACACGCAAGCTCCAGGATCCCTCGAAAAGCGAAGACAGCTGTACTAACGGACACGGAAGGTGTTGCACGATGA
- a CDS encoding amino acid ABC transporter ATP-binding protein, with translation MNCDGTIHGRGIRKSFGAKTVLTNINLDISSGEVCCVIGPSGSGKSTLLRCVNGLETIDLGVLKVNGDHFGYYETDHAFQAVSRKRLAEQRTKIGMVFQQFNLFPNMTAQENVMAGPVLVKGHKKQEAAKKAQQLLASVGLSGFGGQYPAQLSGGQQQRVAIARSLAMDPDIMLFDEPTSALDPEKVGEVLAVMKDLARKGMTMLVVTHEMGFAREVADSLLFMDEGCIVERGDAREVLANPKERRTQAFLERVL, from the coding sequence ATGAATTGTGACGGTACGATCCATGGCCGTGGGATCCGCAAATCATTCGGTGCGAAGACGGTTCTGACAAACATCAACCTCGATATCTCGAGCGGTGAGGTCTGCTGCGTCATCGGCCCTAGCGGCTCGGGCAAATCAACGTTGTTGCGGTGCGTCAATGGTCTGGAGACCATTGATCTAGGAGTGCTCAAAGTCAACGGAGATCACTTCGGGTACTACGAGACTGACCACGCTTTTCAAGCCGTCAGTCGCAAGCGTCTCGCCGAACAGCGCACCAAGATCGGCATGGTCTTTCAGCAGTTCAACCTGTTTCCCAACATGACCGCCCAGGAAAACGTGATGGCGGGCCCCGTTCTCGTCAAGGGCCACAAGAAGCAGGAAGCAGCCAAGAAGGCGCAGCAGCTACTAGCGAGTGTCGGTTTGAGCGGCTTCGGCGGCCAATACCCCGCACAGCTGTCCGGAGGCCAGCAACAGCGCGTGGCCATCGCACGCTCCCTCGCGATGGACCCGGACATCATGCTTTTCGACGAGCCGACCAGCGCCCTGGACCCCGAAAAGGTCGGCGAAGTCCTCGCCGTCATGAAGGACCTAGCGCGGAAGGGCATGACCATGCTTGTCGTTACCCACGAGATGGGTTTCGCACGGGAAGTTGCCGATTCCCTGCTCTTCATGGACGAAGGCTGCATCGTCGAACGCGGCGATGCCCGCGAGGTCCTCGCCAACCCGAAGGAACGACGGACCCAGGCCTTCCTGGAAAGGGTGCTCTGA
- the solA gene encoding N-methyl-L-tryptophan oxidase, with protein sequence MDGKLAIIGLGSVGSMALWQASRSSGSVAGFEAQSPGHGRSAAGGDTRLFRMLYRGTPSYYPILERSQRLWAELEADTGQEILTRCGGLSIGTVDGPYLPHLLETTRLNGADHEILSREAMAERYPQHNLRPDDQAVYDPHGGVLRTDRAITSAVAAAQSNGATVLTNTPIDGIRETGHGVVITSGDNSWTFENVIVSSGSWSQQLMPDYLKAVTETRRIYLTWFVARDATEFSPDRFPIFIRISGERSLYGAPTVDGVTVKATLDGRSAPTPHADTVPRDLTAAEIAETTETITEFFPGLVATIVRSDAFPDLYTADQHPLLGQLRENSRIYCATGFSGAGFKIASGIGEIAASEALGAHAFEGLEFLRPQRFMPVRTSVSARTGSEAHSRTHGA encoded by the coding sequence ATGGACGGAAAGCTTGCAATCATCGGCCTCGGCAGCGTCGGAAGCATGGCACTGTGGCAGGCTTCCCGCTCGTCGGGCTCGGTGGCCGGTTTCGAGGCGCAGTCTCCGGGCCACGGCCGCAGCGCCGCCGGCGGGGACACCCGCCTGTTCCGCATGCTGTACCGGGGAACACCGAGCTACTACCCCATCCTCGAGCGCTCCCAGCGCCTCTGGGCCGAACTCGAAGCCGACACGGGCCAGGAAATTCTGACCCGCTGCGGTGGGCTTTCGATCGGGACGGTGGACGGCCCCTATCTCCCGCACCTGCTCGAAACAACGCGGTTGAACGGCGCCGACCACGAGATACTTAGCCGCGAGGCGATGGCCGAGCGGTACCCTCAACACAATCTGCGGCCGGATGACCAAGCCGTGTACGACCCGCACGGCGGTGTCCTGCGGACCGACCGCGCGATCACTTCGGCAGTTGCCGCCGCGCAGTCGAACGGGGCAACGGTACTGACCAACACTCCGATCGACGGCATCCGGGAAACCGGCCACGGCGTCGTCATCACCTCCGGCGACAACTCCTGGACATTCGAAAACGTCATCGTCTCGTCCGGCAGCTGGTCTCAGCAACTCATGCCCGACTACCTCAAGGCCGTCACTGAAACCAGGCGGATCTACCTCACGTGGTTCGTCGCGCGGGACGCTACCGAGTTCTCACCGGACCGATTCCCCATCTTCATCCGCATCTCCGGAGAACGCTCCCTGTATGGGGCCCCCACAGTCGACGGGGTGACCGTAAAGGCGACCCTCGATGGCCGCTCAGCCCCCACACCCCATGCTGATACAGTACCGCGGGACCTCACGGCAGCGGAGATCGCGGAAACCACTGAGACCATCACCGAGTTCTTCCCCGGCCTCGTCGCCACCATCGTCCGCTCCGATGCCTTTCCTGACCTCTATACCGCGGACCAGCACCCGCTTCTCGGCCAACTGCGGGAAAACAGCAGAATCTACTGCGCCACCGGATTCTCCGGCGCCGGCTTTAAAATCGCCTCCGGAATCGGTGAGATCGCGGCGAGCGAGGCCCTCGGCGCTCACGCTTTTGAAGGGCTTGAATTCCTGCGCCCCCAGCGGTTCATGCCAGTTCGCACAAGCGTTAGTGCCCGCACTGGCAGCGAGGCCCACAGCAGGACTCACGGCGCGTAG